AGAAATGTAAGAGCAATAGATACAGGCATACTCAGCTGTTTTCTCTGGTCTCGTGTCTTTTCCAAAACTCATTCCATTCGCAGTCTTTTCAATAAAAGTCTTTGTCAGCTCTAGAGATTTCACCATCCCTGCATCAACATCTTTTCGTTCAGTACCATCGAGCCAAGGAGTACATTTACTGATATGTTCCAAATATTCATCAGTTTCTTTTGTCTTGaaagaacattttgttttaagacagaaaaaaatatatctcttCTGCCGTAGCTTGACAGCTTTCATGTCAAGTGCATAGATCACACATCCACTGTGCCTCTGGAATAGATGGATCCTCACTTTGTCCTCCTGTGGATAACTGAAATTACAGTGAGCACATTTGTACGATACTGGAATCTTCTTTTCTTCTTCTGTTTCCTCATGGGTTACTTTGGGCGTGTCACTTTCAGCATTATCTATTTCAATGCCAGGTTTTGGTGTTGGAGCTGGAAGAGTTGTAGGAAGTGATGAACGACCAGGGGCAGACGGAAGATCAGAAGGTTTAACAGGTGTCACTGGAACTATTACGCCACCTCCAGATGGGTTTGTTACCAACTGAGCATCAGACGCTTTTATTCGAGCCATCTCTTCTTCCGAAGAAACCAGCATAGCAACGTATTTGTGCGCTTTTGCCTGATGTTGTGCGTTTAAGTGTATCTTGAGGAATGCCTGACTGAGAGTAACAAAGCCACAGTAGCCGCAATTCCAACAGAGACCAGATGACACTGTCACACCAGAGGCAGCGTTGGAGGCAGGGGTAGAGACAGGAATGGAGGCAGGAGCAGGAGCAGGAGCAGTTGCGGTGGCAGGTGTGACACTGCTTAAACGTTTAGGTGTTGGCTGTTTTTCAGGTGGTGGTTTTGTACTTGTTAAAGCTTCAGACACTGCTTGGTGACCGCTCATTACACTTGAAATCACTGGCAGGCCATTATTTTCAGTGGTTGCTACCACAGGAGTGCTATCGGCAGAGTTTCCAGATACAGTGAGCGAAGGTTTAATAATCTTTGTCTGTTCAACTGGTTTAGAAGTGTCAGAAGCATCCACTTCTTCAACTTCCATATTTAGTAACTCGGTGTGTTCCACTCGTGCTCTCTTTGCTCCAGGAGCATCAACATCCCCACCATCTTGTTTTCTCTTCTTCAGCTCATTTTTTTGTAACAAGTCTGGAAGGTATGTGCAATATTTCAGTGTGGTAGCAGTTTCAGCAAAACTCTCGTGCTCCTCTGTGCAGTGGTGTATAACAGCGGCTCTTGAAAAAGACTGAAACTTACAGTACTTGCAGTGAAATCTATGCTCCATCACGTGCTGTAACAGTGTTGCTTTCTTTTCCGATTTGTAACTACAGAAGTTACACCAATAGTAGGTTATATCCATCTGCAGCGGCTGACCTTGAGGGGTCATGAGGATGATCTTTGACCCAACAGCACAtacaaggtcagggtcacaattaGTTGTGTTTGCTTCGTTTACATTCACTTCAACCAAAGCATTGTTGATGTTTGGCATATCTTCTTTCGAACATGATACAGTTGGATCCTTGGGAGTTAAAATGCTGCCATGGCTTTCAAAATTTTGCTCAGTGTTTTTAGGTTTTACAGTACGAGGGTTAGGTTTGAGTGCCTGGGCATCACTCTGAGCAAGCAAGACTTCATTCTGTTGGAGTAAATTTTCAACAACAGTCTTTACAGTTAGTTCTTTGCTCCTGTTCTCTACTAACTGTTTGAGAAGATCTCGGATGCTTTtcttatttccttcatttgcatcaTTCTGGAAACAAACAACACAAGACTTAGTGTCAAAATATTCAATTACCTCTcttcaaaagaattaaaacagttttgaatttTACACCCAAATCACTGCCATTCACAATACAAAAATATAGTTGAAGGGAGGTGTTCAATACCTTAAAAGAACGTTATGAATTAAAATTTCACCAGCATCTAAACAATTGATGAAAGCTTAAGACTGACCTAAGATGTGTGTTTATGTTGaactagagtggtggaacctatgctcatAGTATTCCTATGTTCGCGGTATCTCCATAAatacgctctctgcagaagcacagatgaaaatgttttatcatgctatgttcaacaccgaccagtgatgatatgcctttacaacaaacgtagcgatagccgtGCATGTGGCTCGCAGACGATACAGTTTACGCAAACTGTTTTCATTGCACAAATCTCAGACAAATATGGCAAAATCACCCAGTTAAAGTTAGTATATTAGAAATTTTGCATTGCATTCAAAagtaagatacatttaagagcaagattagatgaatgtgacgcctggcaACACTACGAGTGCCTGTGGAACCATGGcaagatcgatgttgatcttagtattttgacaaagttcaAATGGCTCTGTCTGAGATGCAGGGAAATGCTTTCTATACACCAAACAAAGTGTAGGAAACGTTAGTGAATCAATCACTGCCATTGTCTGTATCATTAATACCTGGACATTCTGTTTACATATGACATTAGAATACGtcttttaagctttgttctaatagtgactccacTTCTGTAagagaaatatacacatagaggcacatactaaatttatcctcatttcttttgtttttcacataataaatgtgtaatgttctaaatattatactagcatatgcttgtttgttcattttcagcCTACTGAATTTTTTTCTCGGCTTTAATAAACataacataccgccagcataggttcccttcagggtgaaatttcaccttttcacgtatgccgtgtcgatagctcacaaGACGACAAAGTCACGTGATGACACACATCAACAacatgtttcgataaaaggagtATAACTttgtttttgcataggcaaatcgaaatagTAAATTATTCTTgcttcttaaggaggtaggttaccttgttacaagggtaaattcaaattagttgaaccgcagcatttttttgtatttcgtgtaatatgaagttttaactgctacaatctcaatttcgtttgtctctgtcccttcaagttcaatttttatccaggtttgaagaacatgaccctccaaacgtatttcatattgaaagaagaaggaaaatacggaaatttaatacttttcagagtattttagtttcattgatatccgtagaagtctgcataattgataattttactagtatgcacattagctttctaatataagcttaaaatgtatatgtcgcggggctcgtgtttccatggtaacgcattttctctcatttttaaacaactatgtataaaaaacggggttttcgacggcttcagtgccattctgttaatgaccatcatggaatatttgggtaatattattagcaaaataccatgcactttacatggtaccctatttttcttaaagtttaaagtaaccatggcaacagagatgtttaaaatagcttttatcatgatttttgtcgtaatttctaataaaaaatattgattaagattatctttctagttaatgtggctttaaaacatattatttctaaagtaagttacattttcgttttatttgtatttattcaaacacatttcacaggttagaatacttacagcagtacccctcgtatgatatttttcatggaaaaaatagtTCAACTTGCTGCTactattctcatggatattgttgaaatgaaaataaaaagccgaagctgtgtttcttaaatagatcagtgtcaacgcttttgaattttacatttagatacataggtcacgggcttcgtttccatggtaacatcaattcaatttaagaaaccactattttctactgaaatttgaacaattttagatcttagttttagtatataaaacaaattatcaacggaccctgaaaaaaaggtattacaaatcaaactgctagattttttatttgaaaatggccgtaaaaagTAACCTTTTACCCatctatattccaaataacattggttgccatcatccattttcttacattccgcataacatttcaatataactacataaaagaagcaaaatattgattattattctgagcaaaagactcataaaaaatattttagcaaataatggttattaaaaaatagttaaaataaaggaaatgcacagaattacgtactttcaagataaaagctattaattttgcgcggtaactgacacgtaacgtcatgacgtcatttaaaggcaacattgttttgaagcgtttctgcggcaatttattcattatttctacattattaaaccataaagcatcagctcgaagacaggttcatgatttgttttcaggaaaatgaatatacaaacacattttgtttgtcgtaaacgtcgtcgtaaatcgtcacgttagcttccggttggacatgcgcacatacaaatatgaaggtaacctacctccttaaatagattatatatgtacaaaataccacaagcataggttccaccactctagtaTATATTCCCTAATTAACTAAAAATATATGGAGGATATTTGTTTAACACCAGATGCATTATTTTCATGAGACATAGCCAttagtgaaaatgtaagatatggtgctCACAAGggaaagatattttgatgttacatgtaaaataaaaaaaatttatatgccCTAagtgacgtattatgttataatgCCGGTGTCTGTCCATCCCTTAGCTATTTTGTGTCCCCTCTGTAACtttttaaccccttgaaggatttcacagaaacttgacatatatatattcaatgcatCCATGCGGCgagcagagcgcatgttttggattgcTCTCTTCAAGGTCCAATTCACAATTAGGTCTCTAAGGTCATATGACTTGCCTTGTGTCACCTCTGTAACCcttgaactgtttgaaggattttaaagaaacttggcataaatgttcatcacatcaagATGACGCGCAGAGCTCATGTTTCAGaaggctcgcttcaaggtcaaggtcacacttaagggtcaaaggtcacctgaaccccttgaaggattttgaagaaactttacacaaaggTCATAAGACTTGCTTCGTGTcccctctgtaactcttgaaagattttaaagaaacttggcataaatgttcaccgcATCAAGATAACGCACAGAGCTCATGTTCAGGATGGCTCccttcaaggccaaggtcacacttaggggtcaaaggtcacatgactatgatttttgtctgctctgtaattgaactgcttgaaggactTTAACgaaaaaattgtcataaatgtACACATCGAAACGATGCGCAGAGTTCATGTTTCTGGCGGCcctcttcaaggtcaaggtcacatttggggtttaaaggtcatatgactatgtttcgtgtctgctctgtaactcttgcattgtttgaaggattttatagaagaaacttgaaacaaatttcaagacaacgagacgacatgcagagcgtatgttcaggatggcttgcttcaaggtcaaggtcacattaataggggtcaaaggtaatatgactttgtttcgtatCTGCTCTGTGACTCTTTAACTGcttaaggattttaaagaaacagtgcaaaaatgttcaacacatcgcaatgatgtgcagagcgcattttgggatggcttgcttcaaggtcaaggtcacactcagggcTAAAAGGTCACACCTTCAGCTGTATATTGCTCTGCTTTGCTGTACTCTTGTTTACTgaatgttttgactaaatttacccttTTCATAGTTTCataccattgaaaaatatatttgatatcagaaatatttcactctaataatgtaaaatctggtaaataagcttatacgcttataataattttactgGCACCTTTATGTGCGTATTTTTGATATGCacttatacttaagccaaaatTATTCGCTTATAGACAAGCCtatttctgaaatatttgaaaaaaattgacagTGCTTATCTCAGTtgagaaaacgaaaataaaacatGGACATTGACATGGgcagtgaactacttccttttattgcatacagtatttatacatattGAAAGCATAATGATCATActgcaaataatgttcaatctctcggaccattcaatCACTGTTCAACACTAAGATTGTAGCTTTCCACTACCATATTCACATACTAGTACTAGTATTTACATTTATTCTGTGCTTGCACTGAGGCTAACAGGACGTCGTCCATATTGTTTTCACAGATTTACCAAAGAATGACAAACTGTAATGACAATGCAAACAACTTCtctggtattcaaacttttatattcattcactgagaacattttctattcaaaaagcatgattatcgtaaAAGATTAATGTTTCCCCAGACAACAGACATTAGAATCTTTTAACACCCATCCACAattcaacaggtaagaacactAAGTCTTGTCACCTGGAttcatgataaacaattatcacagtATAATACTGTTAATTACATCTTTTTGCTgcatttgttgtttgttttccagtaatcggatatgcgcctacttttaAGACAAAATTAAGGTAAGcgtaagggcatgacatgcgcttattatcccatatgGAATAACGGTAAGATCTCCTTGGTAAAAACCACCAACCTTCAGCAAGTCAGACAAATGGCTACCTTACAGTCAACAACTCAACCAACACACACTATGTATTCCATCATGTAAAATTACCTCTGACTGTCCAACCTTATCAAACTCTGGATCAACTGGTTCTTGCTTTACATCTGGCTGAACTGTAAAATAGGAAGATAAAGTTACTAAAACAGTCAATCATTATAATATAACTATTgaagtataaatatttacattcacaatAGATTTTTGTACAGGAAGAAGATAACACGTATATTCCTGCAAAGAACACTGGTGATATAATAACGGCGTCCATTTCCACGAGACTGCATGTGCGAGTGAcgtcttaaaaaaaaacataaacaaaatggcgttgttaaaaaaaaatctttgaagatctgcaattgatttttaaaaactagaagatgctttggctgcaatagggatcatctacttggcatgtccaatcatcccactaagtttcaataTCCTCTGGgcccagtggttctcaagttatgaattggaaacggttttccatgttcaggcccctgtgatattgacctttgattgagttaccccaaaatcagtaggcgtcatctactctgcatgtccaatcatctcattggttctcaagctattgacacgaaatggatttccattttctgtctgctgcaaccttgatctttaatagagtgaccctgaaaacaataggggtcatctactttgtaagtcctatcaccttatgaagtttcaacacaatgggtcaagtggttttcaagttactgtccggaaatcgttttccatgttcaagcccctgtgaccttgacctttaatagagtgaccccaaaaacaataggggtcatctactctgcatgtccaatcatcctatgaagggtcaacattctggttcaagtggttctcaagttactgatcagaaatggttttccatgtacaggcccctgtgaccttgacctttattagagtgacccccaatatcaataggggtcatctactctgcatgaccaattaccccatgaagtttcaacattctgggtcaagtggttctcaagttattgatcggaaattattttccatgttcaggcccctgtgaccttgacctttgatggtgtgacccccaaaacaatacaggttgtctactccataagctctgccaccatatgaagtttgaaggttctaggtcaaatggttcaccagttattgatcggaaattaagtgtgacagacggacggactgacaaaggcaaaaacaatgtctccccagTGGGGGGAGATATAATGAAAACCTAGTAAAAGCTGAAAATTATTTTCCTCGAGGTAAAGATTAAATCTGAATTGACACAACTTTATGATTTTTCAATagatttataaacaatattttaaatcaatatcaggAACTGTATTAATtgcaaaaattaataataaataatttattagtaGTGCTTACAATAAATAATGCAAAAACAAAGTATTCTAAAAAAACCACAGGTTCTGAATAACACAAATGATTTAAACATTAATTGtagagatattttaaaaaaaacctctgAGACTGAATCTCgctaaaaacacattttgaaagttACCAGTTTCTGAAGGTGTATtcactttatttataaatattaattcaTCATATATCTAGAAGATGCTTATCAGTGCTTcagtagaaaagcacatgtctccctcAAAACActgtagtaataggcaagaagtcaataaccTTAGGatggccagcacatatttatgcaatcacgccaggcatatgtatgatTTTGACAACACAGTAAATGACGTCACTCGGCcatcagctatttccggaagtaaataaaacaagagctgtccataagacagccaagctcgactattcgaaatattgtcacagaagctggaaattattacccaaaatgttaaatatcaaaagagttttaagttcaaaagggggacatatcagagttatgggacttgatgctatcaactagttttataaccccgaagaaacatgttaagtttcaattcaatatctgcattagttttggggatagtaacttgcatgtaaaactttaaccagaattttctaagtccaaaagggggcataatttgctcaaaatacatgttaagagttatggaacttgacccagtgaggttggtaattgacctagaaaaagaataaacaagtttcaaagctatatgccttttggtaatagctgtatgtacttgcacgcaaaactttaaccaggattttctaagtccaaaagggggcataatttgtccaaaatacaagtcagagttatgtgacttggtgctatcaactagttttataaccccgaagacacatgtgaagtttcaatttaatatctgtagtagttttggagatagttacttgcatgtaaaactttaaccaggattttctaagtccaaaagggggcataatttggccaaaatacatgtcagagttatgggacttgacccagtgaggtaggtaattgatctagaaaaagaaaaaataagtttcaaatctatatgccttttagtaatagctgtatgtacttgcacgcaaaactttaaccagaattttctaagtccaaaagggggcataatttggccaaaatacatgccagagttatgggacttgacccagtgaggtaggtaattgatctagaaaaagaaaaaataagtttcaaatctatatgccttttagtaatagctgtatgtacttgcacgcaaaactttaaccagaattttctaagtccaaaagggggcataatttggccaaaatgaaggtcagagttatgggacttggtgctatcaactagttttataaccccgaagacacatgtgaagtttcaattcaatatctgcattagttttggagatagtaacttgcatgtaaaactttaaccagaattttctaagtccaaaagggggcataatttgctcaaaatacatgttagagttatggaacttgacccagtgaggttggtaattgacctagaaaaagaataaataagtttcaaagctatatgcctttaaatgatagctgtatgtacttgcatgcaaaaacttaaccaaggtgtgacgccgacgccgacgccgacgccagggtgagtagaatagctagactattcttcgaatagtcgagctaatgaaagtagaaatgttaaacttgaaaacgaaagctgcattttgattcgtagatagtcaggggtcatgtGCAGGGGTCTAAATGTATGTGCGTGGACTTCTTATTTTCAGCaatttattacgaattgaaataacctgggctttagtacagcatgtcagcttttaatctatgaaaaaatatttgagctcttgataaacacaaatcccacaggggtccataacggaccaagggtacattgataattttggaacttcatcaaatcgctcaaaatgtaatttttgatgttgtctgagagtgtcagtatatgccttagatgtaagatataatcgtatttgagagctgcagacctagacatttcagaaatattttcaaaataagtttcgtgtaataaatgttgtttctccggaagcgtgaaagggccatcagacgctaatacgttttagtatgtTAAAGCTGTGGAAAGGATATGGGACAGGAGcagaagtcaaagagacactgatggttgacttaGTGACTGAATCAAGGGTCAAAAGGTTCTAAAGTTATGGATTAGaattggttttcaatattcaaacccctgtgaccttgacctctgaaagaATGGCTACAagatcaatatgggtcatctactagCCTaggcatgcccaatcatcctgtgaagtttcaacattctgggtgaagttaTTCttaagttatggattggaaacagttttccattttctggctCCTTGGGAACAGTTTTCAATGTGCttggcctgtgaccttgacctctgaccaagTAATCCCAAAAACTACAGACGTCAtccactctgtaagtcctatcaccctatgaag
The sequence above is a segment of the Mercenaria mercenaria strain notata chromosome 3, MADL_Memer_1, whole genome shotgun sequence genome. Coding sequences within it:
- the LOC123525484 gene encoding uncharacterized protein LOC123525484 encodes the protein MASHPKSMGVIEGYQVFTNDVQPDVKQEPVDPEFDKVGQSENDANEGNKKSIRDLLKQLVENRSKELTVKTVVENLLQQNEVLLAQSDAQALKPNPRTVKPKNTEQNFESHGSILTPKDPTVSCSKEDMPNINNALVEVNVNEANTTNCDPDLVCAVGSKIILMTPQGQPLQMDITYYWCNFCSYKSEKKATLLQHVMEHRFHCKYCKFQSFSRAAVIHHCTEEHESFAETATTLKYCTYLPDLLQKNELKKRKQDGGDVDAPGAKRARVEHTELLNMEVEEVDASDTSKPVEQTKIIKPSLTVSGNSADSTPVVATTENNGLPVISSVMSGHQAVSEALTSTKPPPEKQPTPKRLSSVTPATATAPAPAPASIPVSTPASNAASGVTVSSGLCWNCGYCGFVTLSQAFLKIHLNAQHQAKAHKYVAMLVSSEEEMARIKASDAQLVTNPSGGGVIVPVTPVKPSDLPSAPGRSSLPTTLPAPTPKPGIEIDNAESDTPKVTHEETEEEKKIPVSYKCAHCNFSYPQEDKVRIHLFQRHSGCVIYALDMKAVKLRQKRYIFFCLKTKCSFKTKETDEYLEHISKCTPWLDGTERKDVDAGMVKSLELTKTFIEKTANGMSFGKDTRPEKTAEYACIYCSYISNNNTRLKKHVMTNHADKSCIIKDVPASRANRKSSVYFCNYCLWETREGSELELHLAERHNTATKTKPAMETEASASSKPSSKPEENKPTPASEKKPEPEKKTSPVLRKRRQVQEKSEERETPSPEANEYKSDNDENANDEEELDENEYEGIIPSAKYQKAMAAYIASENPDTKKARGRPSRNAALKCRIKVKSIKAPPLYKCLHCEEVHFGTKLMRNHLRLEHKNQPLRAIDVLKQEKKYPNFYICFCPSDNCAFCEPVATDVLNHAKNKHGISATNNDLVRIMNVYSGPSTSARGRPATAATGESYECLYCSQSKLYHSRRDMKKHLIDEHNGEEFIFRDCIARKLRQPSRFYMCHNITCDFTSEKQKDYLLHMLGHQKAKIYECSKCQWFTSVEGEIDNHLASVHNGEGITTLEIDLDLDSLGNTLKLVGGTVIKTEK